GCAAGGCGGATTCTCCGGACGTTCTTCCTGCCCATGAATGCCAAGCCTGAACCCGGAAGTGATGCCCCTGACTTTGATGCCGCCGTAGTGGGCGGGGAGTATGCGGAGGGTGAGCGGCTGCGGCTGGCGGACCTGCGGGGGCAGACGGTTGTGCTTTACTTCTACCCGAAGGATGACACTCCCGGCTGCACCAAACAGGCCTGCGCGCTGCGCGACGGCTGGGAGGAGATCCGTGAAAAGGCAAAGGTCTTCGGCGTCAGCACAGATGGCGTGAAGAGCCACGAAAAATTCATCCAGAAACACGCCCTACCCTTCCCCATCCTGAGCGATGAGGACCAGCAGGTGGTGACCGCCTATGGCGTGTGGGTGGAGAAAAACATGTACGGAAAAAAATACATGGGCACGGAGCGGACGACGTTTGTCATCGGCCCCGATGGGAAGATCCGGGCGGTGTTTCCCAAGGTGAAGCCGGAAGAGCATCTGGCCCAGGTGCTTGCAGTGATATGAGGCAGAGGGATCTCGAACTTCGAAGCCTTCACATATCCTCTGCATGTGCATTCCATTGACGCATCTCCTGCGTCCTGGCTCGCTAACCTCATTTTCTGCTGGTGCCCACATTAAAAAGGCCGGTCATCGGGAAGATGACCGGCCTGGAATTTAGAGGGCGAATGTCTGCAAAGCTTATTCGCTGACCTTGGCGCTAGTGATGGTCACTGCTTCGACCGGCACATTCTGGTGACCGCTTTTGGTGGTCGTCGGCACTGCGGCGATAGCGTCTATGACTTCCAGGCCCTTGCTGACCTTGCCGAAGACGCAGTAGCCCCAGCCGTCCTGGCCAGGATAGTCCAGGAAACCGTTGTCCTTCAGGTTGATGAAAAACTGGCTGGAAGCGCTGTGGGGATTGGAGGTGCGGGCCATGGCCAGGGTGCCACGGACGTTTTTGAGGCCGTTTTTGGCTTCGTTCTGGATGGGGGCGTCCGTGCTCTTCTGATCCATGTCAGCGGTGAATCCGCCGCCCTGGATCATGAAACCCGGGATCACACGGTGGAAGATGGTGCCATCAAAATGACCTTTCTTCACGTATTTGACGAAGTTGGCTACGCTGCCAGGGGCCTTGGCGGCATCGAGTTCGATTTCGATGGTGCCTTTGCTGGTTTCCATCACGACTTTGACAGGTGGGGTATCGCTCACAGGGGTCTCTTGGGCTTGGGTTAAACCGGTCGAGCCGGCAAACGTGAAAGCGAGGGCGGCAAGAAGCGGAAGATGATGTTTCATAACGGTTGGTGACCTGAAAGAGACATGCTAACGGCTGTATTGCAAAGGGGAATTGTCTGTGTTGCAAAAGGCACTGAATGCGCACAGAACGGATGGTTTTGAATAAATCGGCTGCATCAGGTGTCTTATCCCAAGTTATGAAAACAAAACTCCTTTCTATGGCAGGTGTTGCAGTCTGTGTCGCAGCCCTGAGTTCCTGTGTGGCGTACGATGATTACGGTTACGCTGGCGGCGGTTATTACGGCGGAGCACCGCTGGTCAGCCGTGGCGTGGTGGTGGACAATTACGTCGGCTACAACAATGTTGGCTGGGGCGGTGGCTGGGGCGGCTGGGGCGGTGGCTGGGGCGGTTGGGGCGGTTACCCGGCGTATTCCAGTGTGGGCTTCTTCGGCCTCGGTGGCCGGGGATTTGGTTCCTCCTATTATGACCGTGGTCATCACCACCATGGTCACAGCGGCTACCGCCAGTCTGCGAACAACAGTTATGCCTCCAGGGTAGCGCGTCCCAGTTCCCACCGGGGCACGGTGACCAGTGCGCCACCACGCATCCCGTCGGTTTCAGCCCCGCGCCAGCTTAGCCGCCCTTCCAGTGGCAGCTTTTCCAGGCCTTCGAGTTCACGTCCTTCAATCCGCTCGTCCGCTCCGTCAATCCGGCCTTCCTCGCCGCGGGTGACGACAACCTCATCCCGCCCGTCCATGTCACGGTCAGCTCCTTCTTCTTCGCGGCCTTCGATGTCCCGTCCATCGTCTTC
The Prosthecobacter sp. SYSU 5D2 genome window above contains:
- the bcp gene encoding thioredoxin-dependent thiol peroxidase; the encoded protein is MNAKPEPGSDAPDFDAAVVGGEYAEGERLRLADLRGQTVVLYFYPKDDTPGCTKQACALRDGWEEIREKAKVFGVSTDGVKSHEKFIQKHALPFPILSDEDQQVVTAYGVWVEKNMYGKKYMGTERTTFVIGPDGKIRAVFPKVKPEEHLAQVLAVI
- a CDS encoding peptidylprolyl isomerase; protein product: METSKGTIEIELDAAKAPGSVANFVKYVKKGHFDGTIFHRVIPGFMIQGGGFTADMDQKSTDAPIQNEAKNGLKNVRGTLAMARTSNPHSASSQFFINLKDNGFLDYPGQDGWGYCVFGKVSKGLEVIDAIAAVPTTTKSGHQNVPVEAVTITSAKVSE